Proteins encoded by one window of Akkermansia muciniphila ATCC BAA-835:
- a CDS encoding beta-N-acetylhexosaminidase yields MISKCTFSATVFSLFSLCWGAPSSPVLEAPHTIPLPAAMRVQTGESGFSLKNGVRLPEKNPLSRQAERIFRDNGINTALVKNNADIIFTEDASLGREGYRLAVTPDSISIASGSVNGTLYALQSLVQSIAADKNGAPALPRMDVKDQPRFSWRGLMVDSCRHMMPVRDIKKVLDLMERYKFNTLHWHLTDDQGWRLPIAKYPRLTTVGGARAQSPVIGNRNKGDGIPYSGHYTADEIRDVVRYARDRGITVIPEVEMPGHASAAIAAYPELGNTDIPGYEPRVQETWGVHSYTFSPTEKTFRFLEDVIDEICALFPDSPYIHIGGDEAPKNQWKQSPTAQRVMKDNGLANEHELQSYFIRRVEKMINNRGKRLIGWDEIQEGGLSPTATMMVWRSQMPHIAAQALAQGNDIVMTPNSHLYFDYDQGPGKPAAPEYETINNNQLTWQHVYGLEPVPQGTPREREKQVLGCQANIWTEYIPNLPKWEYHVFPRALALAEVAWTPQELKNEKDFRKRLDRQLPFLDARGVNYKRPDNGAPAQPKAVITRERR; encoded by the coding sequence ATGATTTCCAAGTGTACCTTTTCCGCCACGGTTTTCAGCCTGTTTTCCCTTTGCTGGGGCGCCCCATCCTCTCCGGTTCTCGAAGCGCCCCATACCATTCCCCTGCCCGCCGCCATGCGCGTCCAAACCGGAGAAAGCGGGTTTTCCCTGAAAAACGGCGTCAGGCTCCCGGAAAAAAATCCTCTTTCCAGGCAGGCGGAACGGATTTTCCGCGACAACGGGATCAACACGGCCCTGGTTAAAAACAACGCGGACATCATCTTTACGGAAGACGCTTCCCTGGGCAGGGAAGGCTACCGCCTTGCCGTAACGCCGGATTCCATCTCCATTGCCTCCGGTTCCGTGAACGGAACCCTGTATGCCCTTCAATCCCTCGTTCAAAGCATCGCTGCCGACAAAAACGGAGCTCCGGCCCTGCCCCGGATGGACGTAAAAGACCAGCCCCGCTTTTCATGGCGGGGCCTGATGGTAGACAGCTGCCGCCACATGATGCCCGTGCGGGACATCAAAAAAGTGCTGGACCTGATGGAACGGTATAAATTCAACACCCTGCACTGGCACCTGACGGACGACCAGGGGTGGCGTCTCCCAATCGCCAAGTACCCCAGGCTGACAACCGTGGGAGGCGCCCGGGCTCAATCCCCCGTCATCGGCAACCGCAATAAGGGAGACGGCATCCCCTACTCCGGCCATTACACCGCAGATGAAATCCGGGATGTGGTGCGGTACGCCAGAGACCGGGGCATTACCGTCATTCCGGAAGTGGAAATGCCAGGCCATGCCTCCGCAGCCATCGCCGCCTATCCGGAACTGGGGAATACGGACATCCCGGGTTATGAGCCTAGGGTGCAGGAAACCTGGGGCGTGCACTCCTATACCTTCTCCCCCACGGAAAAAACCTTCCGTTTTCTGGAAGACGTCATTGATGAAATATGCGCCCTGTTCCCGGACAGCCCCTACATCCACATCGGAGGGGATGAAGCGCCCAAGAATCAGTGGAAACAGTCCCCCACGGCCCAGCGGGTCATGAAGGACAACGGCCTGGCCAATGAACACGAGCTCCAGAGCTACTTCATCCGCCGCGTGGAAAAAATGATCAATAACCGCGGAAAAAGGCTCATTGGCTGGGATGAAATCCAGGAAGGGGGCCTTTCCCCCACCGCTACCATGATGGTTTGGCGCAGCCAAATGCCGCACATCGCCGCACAAGCCCTGGCTCAAGGCAACGATATTGTGATGACGCCCAACAGCCACCTGTACTTTGACTATGACCAGGGGCCCGGAAAACCCGCTGCCCCCGAATACGAGACGATTAATAACAATCAGCTGACCTGGCAGCATGTTTACGGACTGGAACCGGTGCCTCAGGGAACGCCCCGGGAACGGGAAAAGCAGGTGCTGGGCTGCCAGGCGAACATCTGGACGGAATATATCCCGAACCTGCCGAAATGGGAATACCATGTCTTCCCCCGCGCCCTGGCGCTGGCGGAAGTTGCCTGGACCCCGCAGGAGCTAAAAAATGAGAAAGATTTCCGTAAACGCCTCGACCGCCAGCTTCCCTTCCTGGACGCCCGCGGCGTCAATTACAAAAGACCGGACAATGGAGCCCCCGCACAGCCGAAGGCCGTCATTACGCGGGAACGCCGTTAA
- a CDS encoding MFS transporter: protein MNGAASPRIRKTMVFVLLALFLGQFGSGVYDLVFSNFLRDAQHLDVEMRGLIEFPRELPGILSLFVVSLLFMFNEVRVAGVACLLMFGGMYALAFCGAGTSLWTLSAWILTVSLGQHILMGMIDTIVIHTARPENCSLRLGQMKALGTAAALLGALCVWIKWKFNQSFAVDFFVTGGVCLLAFLFLSRVKTPVFPQRRGWRQCFVFKRRYAVYYGLEILHGIRKQLYLTFGFWLMVSTLGQPPGYIGKTLLMAGVIGLVTQPLIGWSIKRYGERKVTIFDSVALSLLCLAYAFAPELLPLHWAVGVVTACFVLDNLLFALGMARSTYVARICEKPEDITPSIYTGLAINHVASIAYGVLGGVIWMNTGGPQAVFLIGGVATAGAGLVARRMDRPQP from the coding sequence ATGAATGGAGCCGCTTCCCCCCGCATCAGGAAGACGATGGTATTTGTGCTGCTGGCGCTTTTTCTGGGCCAGTTCGGAAGCGGTGTGTATGATCTCGTTTTCAGCAATTTCCTTCGTGATGCCCAGCATCTTGACGTGGAGATGCGCGGGCTGATTGAATTCCCCCGGGAATTGCCCGGCATCCTGTCTCTTTTTGTGGTCAGCCTGCTTTTCATGTTTAATGAGGTCCGCGTGGCCGGGGTGGCGTGCCTGCTGATGTTCGGCGGCATGTACGCGCTGGCTTTCTGCGGCGCCGGAACCAGCCTGTGGACCCTGTCCGCATGGATTCTGACGGTGAGCCTGGGCCAGCATATCCTGATGGGCATGATTGATACCATTGTCATTCATACGGCAAGGCCGGAAAACTGCAGCCTGCGGCTTGGCCAGATGAAGGCTCTGGGAACGGCTGCCGCGTTGCTGGGGGCGTTGTGCGTGTGGATCAAGTGGAAATTCAACCAGTCTTTTGCCGTGGACTTTTTCGTCACGGGGGGCGTGTGCCTGCTGGCGTTCCTGTTCCTGAGCCGGGTGAAGACGCCCGTCTTTCCGCAGCGACGCGGCTGGAGGCAATGTTTCGTCTTCAAGCGCAGGTATGCCGTTTATTATGGGTTGGAAATTCTGCACGGCATCCGCAAGCAGCTTTATCTGACCTTTGGTTTCTGGCTGATGGTCAGCACGCTGGGCCAGCCTCCCGGATATATCGGAAAAACCCTGCTCATGGCCGGTGTCATCGGACTGGTTACTCAACCCCTTATCGGCTGGAGCATCAAGCGCTACGGGGAACGGAAGGTGACGATTTTCGACAGCGTGGCGCTGTCCCTCCTGTGTCTGGCATACGCCTTCGCGCCGGAGCTGCTGCCCCTGCATTGGGCCGTGGGGGTAGTGACCGCCTGCTTTGTCCTGGACAACCTGCTGTTCGCCCTGGGTATGGCCCGGAGCACCTACGTGGCCCGCATCTGCGAGAAGCCGGAAGACATTACGCCAAGCATTTACACCGGGCTGGCCATCAATCATGTGGCTTCTATCGCTTACGGAGTGCTGGGCGGCGTGATCTGGATGAATACGGGCGGCCCGCAAGCGGTGTTCCTGATAGGCGGCGTGGCTACCGCCGGGGCCGGGCTGGTGGCGCGGCGCATGGACAGGCCACAGCCTTGA
- a CDS encoding alkaline phosphatase, whose translation MTSPLRLLAFALLLAPSLLPAAENQRFILERPYPVAEIPEPDRSLPVTNVILMIGDGMGIHHLSAAWAANRGRLFIENCPVTGISKTWCADKLVTDSAAAGTAMATGTKTLYHRVAVCPKGNRLDSLVDKAADMGKSTGVIATCELNDATPASFCANNEKRSDAYGIIGDYPRSRADFIFGGGGKYFTQRPDGRDIFQEMQAQGYRVARTWEEAGALPPGKTLAVTAPGNLPPPSKRGDVFRQAALKALDTLSRNPDGFFLMIEGSNIDKAAHSNNLEEMMEELLDFDRTAGAVLDWASKHPGTLVVITADHNTGAFALTGGSREKGEITARFGSGSHDGVAVPVYAFGAGSGAFTGIYENTAIFSKIMDAFKKGAGKPVR comes from the coding sequence ATGACTTCTCCGCTGCGCCTTTTAGCCTTTGCCCTCCTTCTTGCTCCGTCCCTGCTTCCGGCGGCGGAAAACCAGCGCTTCATTCTGGAACGCCCCTATCCGGTGGCGGAAATCCCGGAACCTGACCGCAGCCTTCCCGTCACCAACGTAATCCTGATGATTGGAGACGGCATGGGCATCCACCACCTTTCCGCCGCATGGGCAGCCAACAGAGGACGCTTATTTATTGAGAACTGCCCGGTTACGGGTATTTCCAAAACATGGTGCGCGGACAAGCTGGTCACGGACTCCGCCGCTGCAGGCACCGCCATGGCGACGGGAACCAAGACGCTTTACCATCGAGTCGCCGTATGCCCCAAGGGCAACAGGCTGGATTCCCTGGTGGACAAGGCGGCGGACATGGGCAAATCCACCGGCGTTATCGCCACCTGCGAGCTGAATGACGCCACCCCGGCATCTTTCTGCGCCAATAATGAAAAAAGATCGGATGCCTACGGCATCATTGGGGATTACCCCCGTTCCCGTGCCGATTTCATCTTTGGCGGCGGCGGCAAATACTTCACGCAGAGGCCGGACGGCAGGGATATCTTCCAGGAAATGCAGGCGCAGGGATACCGCGTCGCCCGCACCTGGGAAGAAGCCGGCGCCTTGCCTCCCGGAAAAACACTGGCCGTCACCGCTCCGGGGAATCTTCCCCCGCCCTCCAAGCGGGGAGACGTTTTCCGCCAAGCCGCACTGAAAGCCCTGGACACCCTTTCCCGGAATCCCGACGGATTTTTCCTGATGATTGAAGGGTCCAACATCGACAAGGCAGCCCACAGCAACAACCTGGAAGAAATGATGGAAGAACTCCTTGATTTTGACCGGACTGCGGGAGCCGTGCTTGACTGGGCCTCCAAACACCCCGGCACCCTGGTCGTCATCACGGCGGACCATAATACGGGGGCATTCGCGCTCACGGGCGGCAGCCGGGAAAAGGGTGAAATAACGGCCCGGTTCGGTTCCGGCAGTCATGACGGCGTGGCTGTTCCGGTGTACGCTTTCGGCGCGGGAAGCGGTGCTTTCACCGGCATTTATGAAAATACGGCCATCTTCAGCAAGATCATGGATGCCTTTAAAAAAGGTGCGGGCAAACCCGTGCGTTAG
- a CDS encoding M42 family metallopeptidase, whose product MNLELLRQVCVTPGAPGFEDKIRDFIIQEVAPLVDAVRVDNMGSVIAIVEGKNTEKTMMAAAHMDEIGFMVRHIDDKGFIKFLPLGGFDAKTLTAQRVIVHGKKDLIGVMGVKPIHVMSPAERTKLPEVTDFFIDLGMSKEEVEKYVSVGDSVTRERDLVEMGDCVNVKSLDNRAGCYVLIEALRAIKASRKKPSCNFVAAFTVQEEVGLRGAQAGTLDIQPDFSIALDVTIACDIPGTPAHDQVSHLGAGAAIKLYDGSVIADRRMVKFMKAMADANKIKWQTEMLPAGGTDAGAMQKFVPGGSIAGAISVPTRNVHQVIEMAHKDDLDASVALLTACAMNVDKWDWSWNSVNECPAEKPAKAAKTAAKPAKAAAKKKKAK is encoded by the coding sequence ATGAATTTGGAACTGCTTCGTCAGGTTTGCGTGACTCCGGGCGCTCCGGGGTTTGAAGACAAAATCCGCGATTTCATCATCCAGGAAGTGGCCCCGCTGGTGGACGCCGTGCGCGTGGACAACATGGGCAGCGTGATTGCCATCGTGGAAGGCAAAAACACGGAAAAAACCATGATGGCCGCCGCCCACATGGATGAAATCGGGTTCATGGTCCGTCACATCGACGACAAGGGGTTCATCAAATTCCTGCCACTGGGCGGCTTTGACGCCAAGACGCTGACGGCCCAGCGCGTCATCGTCCACGGTAAAAAAGACCTCATCGGCGTCATGGGCGTGAAACCCATCCACGTCATGTCCCCGGCGGAACGTACCAAGCTGCCGGAAGTGACCGACTTCTTCATTGACCTGGGCATGAGCAAGGAGGAAGTGGAAAAATACGTTTCCGTAGGCGACTCCGTTACCCGTGAACGGGATTTGGTGGAAATGGGGGATTGCGTGAACGTCAAATCTCTGGACAACCGCGCCGGATGCTACGTGCTGATTGAAGCCCTCCGCGCCATCAAGGCTTCCAGGAAGAAACCCTCCTGCAACTTCGTGGCCGCCTTTACCGTTCAGGAGGAAGTGGGCCTGAGGGGCGCGCAGGCCGGCACGCTGGACATCCAACCGGATTTCTCCATTGCCCTGGATGTCACCATCGCCTGTGACATTCCCGGAACTCCGGCGCACGACCAGGTTTCCCACCTGGGCGCAGGCGCCGCCATCAAGCTGTATGACGGTTCCGTCATTGCAGACCGCCGCATGGTCAAGTTCATGAAGGCCATGGCAGACGCCAACAAAATTAAATGGCAGACGGAAATGCTGCCGGCGGGAGGCACGGATGCCGGAGCCATGCAGAAATTCGTTCCGGGCGGTTCCATTGCCGGGGCCATTTCCGTTCCCACCCGCAATGTGCACCAGGTTATTGAAATGGCTCACAAAGACGACCTGGACGCTTCCGTAGCGCTTCTGACCGCCTGCGCCATGAACGTGGACAAATGGGACTGGTCCTGGAACTCCGTCAACGAATGCCCGGCGGAAAAACCCGCCAAGGCCGCAAAAACGGCAGCCAAGCCCGCCAAAGCCGCTGCCAAGAAGAAAAAGGCCAAATAA